One window of the Serinus canaria isolate serCan28SL12 chromosome 9, serCan2020, whole genome shotgun sequence genome contains the following:
- the CHST2 gene encoding carbohydrate sulfotransferase 2, with translation MKVCRRKALALCLGYALLLLLAALNLLEYKWRREPRRCGEPPAAPRHHPPPPPPPAGSRGPAGARRQLVYVFTTWRSGSSFFGELFNQNPEVFFLYEPVWHVWQKLYPGDAVSLQGAARDMLSSLYRCDLSVFQLYSTAGAGKNLTTLGIFGAATNKVICSSPLCPAYRKEVVGMVDDRVCKKCPPQRLSRFQEECHKYHTLVIKGVRVFDLAVLAPLMRDPTLDLKVIHLVRDPRAVASSRIKSRHGLIRESLQVVRSRDPHIHRMPFLDAGHKLGGKKEGVGGSDYHALGAMEVICSSMAKTLQTALHPPDWLQGNYMAVRYEDLVVEPIKTLRQVYGFVNLAVSPEMEKFALNMTSGPGYSSKPFVVSARNATQALSAWRTALSYQQIKQVEEYCQQPMALLGYERVGSPEEVKDLSRTLLRKPRL, from the coding sequence ATGAAAGTGTGCCGGCGGAAGGCGCTGGCGCTGTGCCTGGGCTacgcgctgctgctgctgctcgcCGCGCTCAACCTGCTGGAGTACAAGTGGCGGCGGGAGCCGCGGCGCTGCGGGGAGCCCCCGGCAGCCCCCCGCCATCaccccccgccgccgccgccgccggccgggAGCCGCGGCCCGGCGGGCGCCCGACGGCAGCTGGTCTATGTCTTCACCACCTGGCGCTCGGGCTCATCCTTCTTCGGGGAGCTCTTCAACCAGAACCCCGAGGTCTTTTTCCTCTACGAGCCGGTGTGGCACGTCTGGCAGAAGCTGTACCCCGGTGACGCCGTCTCGCTGCAAGGGGCGGCCCGCGACATGCTGAGCTCCCTGTACCGATGCGACCTCTCCGTCTTCCAGCTCTACAGCACGGCTGGCGCCGGCAAGAACCTCACCACGCTCGGCATCTTCGGAGCGGCCACCAACAAGGTCATCTGCTCCTCCCCCCTCTGCCCGGCCTATCGCAAGGAGGTGGTGGGGATGGTGGACGACCGGGTGTGCAAAAAGTGTCCCCCGCAACGCCTCAGCCGCTTCCAGGAGGAATGCCACAAGTACCACACGCTGGTCATCAAGGGGGTACGTGTCTTTGACCTGGCCGTCCTGGCCCCGCTCATGCGGGACCCGACCCTGGACCTCAAAGTCATCCATCTGGTGCGGGACCCCCGGGCCGTCGCCAGCTCCCGCATCAAGTCCCGGCACGGCCTCATCCGGGAGAGCCTGCAGGTGGTGAGGAGCCGGGACCCCCACATCCACCGCATGCCCTTCCTTGATGCTGGCCACAAGCTGGGCGGGAAGAAAGAGGGGGTCGGCGGCTCGGACTACCATGCCTTGGGTGCCATGGAGGTCATCTGCAGCAGCATGGCCAAGACCCTGCAGACTGCTCTGCACCCCCCGGACTGGCTGCAGGGCAATTACATGGCCGTGCGCTACGAGGACCTGGTGGTGGAGCCCATCAAGACCCTGCGGCAGGTGTACGGCTTTGTGAACCTGGCAGTCAGCCCGGAGATGGAGAAGTTCGCCCTCAACATGACCAGTGGCCCCGGCTACTCCTCCAAGCCGTTCGTGGTGTCGGCCAGGAACGCCACCCAGGCGCTGAGTGCCTGGAGGACTGCGCTCAGCTACCAGCAGATCAAGCAGGTCGAGGAGTACTGCCAGCAGCccatggccctgctgggctACGAGCGGGTCGGCAGCCCCGAGGAGGTGAAGGACCTCAGCAGAACGTTGCTCAGGAAGCCGCGGCTGTGA